A window from Micromonospora terminaliae encodes these proteins:
- a CDS encoding M28 family peptidase, with amino-acid sequence MGVPPTRPADRAPARPGPLRTRPADRTLARPRRRLPAALAALAALLAVGAGVLVDLATPAPRPADAPADAFSAERAYQQVKVIAARPHVAGSAANDQVREHIVGVLRGLGLETEVQDTVAPEAGQLSGAAGGATLARVRNVVARLPGTEPTGRVFLVAHYDSVQSGPGGNDDAAGTSTILEVARALAAGPRPRNDVVLVLTDAEEACLCGAAGFAADHPLAADGGVVLNLEARGSTGPVIMFETSRNNAKLVEAFGRAAPHPVGTSFAVEIYRALPNDTDFTAFLDHRFVGLNSAYIDGGAVYHTPLDVPAAMNRGSLQMHGDNALGLAREFGRTDLRELRSGHDDTYFPVPGGLVRYPGWLTLPLALAALLAVGVLGALLRRAGRATAGRLVAGVGLALVPVVAAPLGAWLLWTAVTTVRPGYAELLDPYRPVWYRLAVVALAAAILFAWYALTRRWAGPAALAFGGLVWLALFGVLLAVLVPGGAYLTTLPALVGALAGLAALATRRDGPWPVVAVTLAGAVAVVILLPTVVLLFPALGMGMGGVAALVAVLLGLAALPVVDLLHPQAGGQRGLLALRARRLGALPAGAAALAAVVLAGVGLSVDRFDAAHPVPTHLMYALDAGTGRAQWLSHEEDPQPWTDGYVDRAVSVADDFPGLGDAELRSGAAQAADLPAPKLETLSDTRSGDQRVLRVRVLPQRPVRLLSLHVDTSTAEVKSATVAGRDVPVKARDGRWGFGVVFHAPPPEGVEVTLTLVPKAGQVRLRVMDASDGLGGLPGFRARPADVGVVGSHSSEMLAVARTYPL; translated from the coding sequence GTGGGCGTACCCCCCACCCGCCCCGCCGACCGCGCGCCGGCCCGGCCGGGCCCACTCCGCACGCGACCGGCCGACCGGACGCTGGCCCGGCCGCGCCGACGGCTGCCGGCCGCACTGGCCGCGCTCGCCGCGCTGCTCGCCGTCGGGGCCGGTGTCCTCGTCGACCTGGCCACCCCGGCGCCCCGCCCAGCCGACGCGCCCGCGGACGCGTTCAGCGCCGAGCGGGCGTACCAGCAGGTCAAGGTCATCGCGGCGCGGCCGCACGTGGCCGGCAGCGCCGCCAACGACCAGGTCCGGGAGCACATCGTGGGTGTGCTGCGCGGGCTGGGCCTGGAGACCGAGGTGCAGGACACCGTGGCCCCGGAGGCCGGGCAGCTCAGCGGGGCGGCCGGCGGCGCGACCCTGGCCCGGGTCCGTAACGTGGTGGCCCGGCTGCCCGGCACCGAGCCCACCGGCCGGGTCTTCCTGGTGGCCCACTACGACTCGGTGCAGTCCGGGCCGGGCGGCAACGACGACGCGGCCGGCACGTCCACCATCCTGGAGGTGGCCCGGGCGTTGGCCGCCGGCCCGCGCCCCCGCAACGACGTGGTGCTGGTGCTCACCGACGCCGAGGAGGCGTGCCTGTGCGGGGCCGCCGGCTTCGCCGCCGACCACCCCCTGGCCGCCGACGGCGGCGTGGTGCTCAACCTGGAGGCGCGCGGCTCCACCGGTCCGGTGATCATGTTTGAGACGTCCCGGAACAACGCGAAGCTCGTGGAGGCCTTCGGCCGGGCCGCCCCGCACCCGGTGGGCACCTCGTTCGCCGTGGAGATCTACCGGGCGCTGCCCAACGACACCGACTTCACGGCCTTCCTCGACCACCGGTTCGTCGGGCTGAACTCGGCGTACATCGACGGGGGCGCGGTCTACCACACCCCGCTCGACGTGCCCGCGGCCATGAACCGGGGCAGCCTCCAGATGCACGGCGACAACGCGCTGGGCCTGGCCCGCGAGTTCGGCCGGACCGACCTGCGCGAGCTGCGCTCCGGCCACGACGACACCTACTTCCCGGTGCCCGGCGGGCTGGTCCGCTACCCCGGTTGGCTCACCCTGCCGCTGGCCCTGGCCGCGCTGCTCGCCGTCGGCGTGCTCGGCGCCCTGCTGCGCCGGGCCGGCCGGGCCACCGCCGGGCGGCTCGTGGCCGGCGTCGGGCTGGCCCTCGTGCCGGTGGTCGCCGCCCCGCTGGGCGCGTGGCTCCTCTGGACCGCCGTCACCACCGTCCGTCCCGGCTACGCCGAGCTGCTCGACCCGTACCGCCCGGTCTGGTACCGGCTCGCCGTGGTGGCGCTCGCCGCCGCGATCCTCTTCGCCTGGTACGCGCTGACCCGCCGCTGGGCCGGCCCGGCCGCCCTGGCCTTCGGCGGCCTGGTCTGGCTGGCCCTGTTCGGGGTGCTCCTCGCCGTGCTGGTGCCCGGTGGCGCGTACCTGACGACCCTGCCCGCCCTGGTCGGCGCGCTGGCCGGCCTGGCGGCGCTGGCCACCCGGCGCGACGGCCCGTGGCCGGTGGTCGCCGTGACCCTGGCCGGCGCTGTGGCCGTGGTGATCCTGCTGCCCACCGTCGTGCTGCTCTTCCCGGCGCTCGGCATGGGCATGGGCGGCGTGGCGGCGCTCGTCGCGGTGCTGCTCGGCCTGGCCGCGCTGCCCGTCGTCGACCTGCTGCACCCGCAGGCCGGCGGCCAGCGCGGCCTGCTCGCGCTCCGGGCCCGCCGGCTCGGCGCGCTGCCCGCCGGCGCCGCCGCGCTCGCCGCCGTGGTGCTCGCCGGGGTCGGCCTGTCCGTCGACCGCTTCGATGCCGCGCACCCCGTGCCGACCCACCTCATGTACGCCCTCGACGCCGGCACCGGCAGGGCGCAGTGGCTCAGTCATGAGGAAGACCCCCAGCCCTGGACCGACGGGTACGTGGACCGCGCCGTCTCGGTGGCCGACGACTTCCCAGGCCTGGGTGACGCGGAGCTGCGGAGCGGGGCGGCGCAGGCGGCGGACCTGCCCGCCCCGAAGCTGGAGACCCTGTCCGACACCCGGTCGGGCGACCAGCGGGTGCTGCGGGTCCGGGTGCTGCCGCAGCGGCCGGTCCGGCTGCTCTCCCTGCACGTCGACACGTCCACGGCCGAGGTGAAGTCGGCGACCGTGGCCGGGCGGGACGTGCCGGTCAAGGCGCGGGACGGCCGGTGGGGTTTCGGCGTCGTCTTCCACGCCCCGCCGCCGGAGGGCGTCGAGGTCACGCTGACGCTGGTGCCGAAGGCCGGGCAGGTGCGCCTGCGGGTCATGGACGCCAGCGACGG